A region from the Cryptosporangium arvum DSM 44712 genome encodes:
- a CDS encoding glycosyltransferase family 2 protein — MFEKRVTHRTVSVVIPTMNEARNIPVVLAALPHYVDEVVLVDAGSVDGTVEAALAVRPDTTVIRQTRRGKGNALAAGFEAATGDYVVMIDADGSMDPAEIDAFVTELDNGADYVKGSRFVDGGGSDDISPLRRAGNWGLNTLTNLLFLTSYTDLCYGYNAFRRSVIPTFGLAPAHLSEAHWGDGFEVETLVNIRVARADLVIAEVPSFESDRLHGESNLRTFRDGWRVLVTIVRERFSRKLPSATRIVTQVPQRPVDAAVMTPTSTNSAA; from the coding sequence ATGTTCGAGAAGCGCGTCACGCACCGCACCGTCAGCGTCGTCATCCCGACGATGAACGAGGCCCGGAACATCCCGGTCGTCCTCGCCGCGCTGCCGCACTACGTCGACGAGGTCGTCCTGGTCGACGCCGGCTCGGTCGACGGCACGGTGGAGGCCGCACTCGCGGTCCGCCCCGACACCACGGTCATCCGCCAGACCCGGCGCGGCAAGGGCAACGCGCTCGCGGCCGGCTTCGAGGCCGCCACCGGCGATTACGTCGTGATGATCGACGCCGACGGCTCGATGGACCCGGCCGAGATCGACGCGTTCGTGACCGAGCTCGACAACGGCGCCGACTACGTCAAGGGCAGCCGCTTCGTCGACGGCGGCGGCAGCGACGACATCAGCCCGCTGCGCCGAGCCGGCAACTGGGGCCTGAACACCCTGACCAACCTGCTGTTCCTCACCAGCTATACCGACCTCTGCTACGGCTACAACGCGTTCCGCCGCAGCGTGATCCCGACGTTCGGCTTAGCCCCCGCGCACCTGTCCGAGGCTCACTGGGGCGACGGCTTCGAGGTCGAGACGCTCGTCAACATCCGGGTCGCCCGGGCCGACCTGGTCATCGCCGAGGTGCCCAGCTTCGAGTCCGACCGCCTGCACGGCGAGAGCAACCTGCGGACGTTCCGCGACGGCTGGCGTGTGCTCGTCACGATCGTGCGCGAGCGGTTCAGCCGGAAGCTCCCATCCGCGACCCGAATCGTGACTCAGGTTCCG
- a CDS encoding YccF domain-containing protein has protein sequence MSAIRLLLNVIWVFVAGFWLAVGYVIAGLICCLLIVTIPFGVASFRIAGYVLWPFGREMVRKPGAGVGAGFLNVIWFVVAGWWLALGHLFTAAALAVTIIGIPMAWANLKLIGISLVPFGREIVDSDRFVPAPRVLERQH, from the coding sequence ATGAGCGCCATTCGCCTTCTGCTCAACGTCATCTGGGTTTTTGTCGCCGGCTTCTGGCTCGCCGTCGGCTACGTGATCGCCGGCCTGATCTGCTGCCTGCTCATCGTCACGATCCCGTTCGGGGTCGCCTCGTTCCGGATCGCCGGGTACGTGCTCTGGCCGTTCGGGCGGGAGATGGTCCGCAAGCCCGGCGCCGGGGTCGGAGCCGGGTTCCTCAACGTCATCTGGTTCGTGGTGGCCGGCTGGTGGCTCGCGCTGGGCCACCTGTTCACCGCGGCCGCGCTGGCCGTGACGATCATCGGTATCCCGATGGCCTGGGCCAACCTCAAGCTGATCGGGATCTCACTGGTGCCGTTCGGGCGCGAGATCGTGGACAGCGACCGGTTCGTCCCGGCGCCACGCGTGCTGGAGCGTCAGCACTGA